The Streptomyces kanamyceticus DNA segment TCGTCGTCGGGGGCGACGTGGCCCGGGTGGTGCGGCGGGTAGACGTGGGCGTGGATCTCGCGTCCCGCGGGGCCCGCGAAGGTGCGGATCCGCGGTTCCGGGTAGTACGTGGCGTCCACCGGGTCGTCGTGGGCGGCGCCGATCACGCGGGCGCGTCCTGTGCCGGTGTCCAGTTCCACCACTTCGTACGCGCTGCGCGGGCTCGCCGCGATGCCGACGACGCGGGACCCGTGCGCGGCGACGGTGGCCGCCCACTCCGTCCAGGGGCCCGCCGCGTCGACGACCTCGCCGGTCTCGGGGTCGAGTATGCCGAGCGCGGTGGCGCCCTTGCCGTGCACGACGGCGATCAGACCGCTCTCCAGCGGCGCGAACCAGCTCAGGCCGATCATCCAGAGCGGCCCCGCGAACTCCTCCTGGCGCGGACAGAGCGCGTGGGCGCGGGCGCTGTCGTCGGGTGCCGCGCGGTACAGGTTCCACCAGCCGGTGCGGTCGCTGGCGAAGAGCAGCCGCCCGTCCGGCGCCCACTCCACCTGGGCGACGGACTCCTCGGGGCCGCCCGCGAACACGCGCGCCGCACCGAAGGTGCCGTCGGGCCGCAGCTCGGCGAGCATCAGCTCGGTGCCGTCCCACGGCATCCGCGGATGGTCCCAGGCGAGCCAGGCCGCGTGGGTGCCGTCGGGCGAGATCCGCGGTCCGGTGACGAACCGGTGCCGGTCGTCGGAGAGTTCGCGCACCGCGCCCCGGTCGTCGGCCGCCGAGCCGTCGAGCGGCACCGCGGCGATGACGCGGCGCACGTCGGTGGGCGCGGGACCGGTGAACTCCTCCAGGACGCACCACACTTCGCCACGCTCCGCGCGCAGCACCGGATCGGCCCAGCGCAGCCCGCCGCCCACGGCGGAGAGCGGGGTCAGGGGGCGCGGTCCCGCACCGCGGCCGCCACCTGGGGCATCGGGTTCGTACGCGTACAGGCGCTGGTCGGCGAAGTTCACGAAGACCACGAGCGGGCCTTCGGGCCCCTCGGCGCCCGCCCAGGGGCGGCCGCCGTACTCGATGACCCTGCTGCGCACGTTCCACGGGGCCGGCAGCACGGACTGCTCCGTTCCGTCGGGCAGCCGCCGCACCAGCGCGCGCCGTCCGGCCTCGACGGGCCGTGGCTCGGTCCACCACGCCTCGGCGCCGACGAATCCCGCGAACCCCGGCGCGCCGTCGTGGGCGGCGGCGAGCTCGGCGTCGATGGGTGACGGCCATGATCCGTACGCCCGGGTCTGCATCATGTCCTTTACTTCCCCCATTTTTCCTAGGCCGTACGCAGATAGCGGTCGAGGACACGGACGCCGAAGTGCAGTGCGTCGACGGGGACGCATTCGTCGACCCCGTGGAAGAGCGCCTGGTAGTCGAAGTCCTCCGGTGTCCTCAGCGGCGAGAAGCCGTAGCCGGTGATGCCGAGCCGAGAGAACTGCTTGGCGTCCGTGCCGCCCGACATGCAGTACGGCACGACGTGCCCCTCTGGCGCGAACTCCTCGACGGCCGCACGCATCTTCGCGTACGTCGGCGAGTCGACCGGCGCCTGCAGTGCCACCTCGCGGTGGTGGAACTCCCAGTCGACGTCAGGGCCCGTGAGCCGGTCAAGCGTGCGGCGGAACTCTTCCTCGCCGCCGGGCAGAAAGCGGCCGTCGACATAGGCCACGGCTTCCCCGGGGACCACATTGACCTTGTAGCCCGACTGCAGCATCGTCGGGTTGGCGCTGTTGCGGACGGTCGGCTCGACGAGGTCGGCGGTCGTTCCGAGCTTCTCGAGCAGCGCGTCGACGTCGAATCCGGGCGCCTCCGGGTCGGTCTCCAGGCCGTAGAGCGTGGCGAGTTCGACCAGCGAGGCCCGCACGGTCGGGGTGAGCCGCACCGGCCAGCGGTACTCCCCGATGCGGGTGACGGCGGCGGCGAGCCTGCTCACGGCGTTGGCGCGGTTGACCTTCGAGCCGTGGCCCGCGGTGCCGCGCGCGGTGAGTTTGAGCCAGCCGGTGCCGCGCTCGCCCGCCGCGATGGGGTAGATCTGGTTGCCACGCCCGTCGTGGAAGGTGAAGGCCCCCGACTCGCTGATGCCTTCCGTACAGCCTTCGAAGAGCGAGGCGTGCTGGTCGGCGAGGAATCCCGAGCCGTCCTCGGCGCTGGCCTCCTCGTCGGCGGTGAAGGCGATCACGATGTCCCGCCTGGGCCGCACTCCGGCGCGTGCCCAGCCCCGTACGACGGAGAGGATCATCGCGTCCATGTTCTTCATGTCGATCGCGCCGCGGCCCCAGACGACGCCGTCGCGGATCTCCCCGGAGAAGGGGTCCACGCTCCAGTCGGCGGCCTGCGCGGGCACCACGTCCAGGTGGCCGTGGACGAGCAGCGCGTCGGCCGACGGGTCGGTGCCCTCGATGCGGGCGACGACGTTGGTGCGTCCCGGGGTGCGCTCCAGGAGGACGGGGGCCAGGCCCGCGTCGGCGAGCCGCTCGGCGCAGTACTCGGCGGCGGGCCGCTCGCGGCAGTCGCCGCTGCCGCGGTTGGTGGTGTCGATGCGGATGAGCTCGGAGGTGAACGCCACGACCTCGTCGAGGGCGCGGGCGTCCACCGAGGGGTCGTGGTCCGACTCCTGAGCCTGCTCCTGATCCTGCTGCTGGTCAGCCATACTGCTCCTCCACGGCGGCAGAGGCGATCGTGGTAACCGCCTTGAAGGTACGGATCCCCTCGTACATCGTCTCGCTGACATAGGCGACCTTGCGCTCCCCCGTACGGCGCACACCGGGCACCACGGTCGCCGCCATCGACAGGTGTTCCGCGTCGAACTCGACCTCCACGGTGAACGGCCCGTCGGCCGCCGGTTCCCCGCGTACCGCGAGTCCCGCCGCCTCCTTCGCCGCCGACCTGATGTCGGCGGCGGTGCGGGCCGGGGTGCGGCAGACCGCCGCGTACCGCGAGACGTGGTCCTTCACGGCGACCTTCAGCGCGCCCGGCGCGTAGCCGAGCGCGTCCTCGCAGGCGAGGTCGTCGCCGGTGACGAGCACGACGGGGACGCCGTACTCGGCGACGACGCGCGCGTTCAGGAGCCCCTCGCTGGCGCGCACGCCGTTGAGCCACACGCCGGTGATCTGGTTGGCCAGGTAGGTGTGCGCGAGGACGCCCTCCATGCCGGCGCCCGCGTGGTAGCCGATGAACGCGATGCCGTCCACGTCACCGTGCTGCACGCCCTCCACCATGGACAGCGACTTGTGCCGCCCGGTGAGCATCTCGGCCCGCTCGTCCAGCTCTTCGAGGAGCAGGTTGCGCATGGTCCAGTGCGCCTCGTTGATGAGCACCTCGTCGGCGCCGCCGTCGAAGAAGCCGAGCACGGCGGCGTTGACGTCCGAGGTGAACATCGCCCTGCACCGCTCCCATTGAGCGGTGCCCGGCAGCACGTCGGCCGGCCAGGTCACTCCCGTGGCGCCCTCCATGTCGGCGCTGATGAGGATCTTCATGGCGCCCCACCGTACCCGCCGCCGGATGCCCGGGCCATGGGCGGCGTGGACACCCCCGTCAGCGGTTCACCTCCCCGTGATCCGCTGACGAGGGATCATGCTCAGCGCATCCACTCCGAATAGAAGTTGGGCAGGCCGGGCTGGGGGTCGCTGACGCAGGTGGCCTCGTGGTACTTGGGGTTCTGTGCCAGGTCGCTCTGCATCTGGTCGTAGCAGGCCTGCCAGGAGTCGAACGACTCTCCCCCGACGGGCTGCCAGCCGTCACCGGGCGGCGGGCCCGCGGCGAAGGCGGTGGAGCTGGTCAGCGGAATGGCGATCGCCGCTGCTCCGACAGCGAGACCGATACCGACACGAGTACGCCAGGACTTCATGGTTGACTCCTTGCTCATCGGCCCGTTCCGAGCTGGTCATGCTCAGAAATGGGGCGAACCGACCGTTCCATCGTGTCGCATCGGGCTCGCGCCCCTCCAGGGACTCAGGGGCACCCTGGGGGAACGAACGGGCACAAAAAGACTGACCTGGCGTACGCCCGTCCAACTGTCCGGGTCACGGCGCGGGCTGCTGCTGGGTGACGCAGTGGATTCCGCCGCCGCCCGCGCCGAGCCTGTCGATGTCGATCTGTTCGACGGTCCGCCCCGGGTACAGCCGGGCGAGCGCCGCCTTCGCCGCCGCGTCCGCCGTGGAATCGCCGAAGTGCGCGCAGATCACCGCGTCGTTGCAGAGGTAGTAGTTGGCGTACGAGGCGAGGAACTTCGGGTCCCTGGAACGGATCTTGTCGTAGTCGGGGCCCTGCAGCTTGGTCGCCGCGATCGGCTGTCCTTCGGCGTTCGTGGCGGCGGACAGGACCCGGAACTGTGCGCGGGCGTCCTTGGCGTACGCGTCGTCGTCCGCGTCCAGGGGCCACTGCACGAGCGCCCTGCCGGAGGCGAGGAAGCGCGAGGTGGCGTCGACGTGGTCGTCGGTGATGTCCTGGCCGCGCACGCCGTCGAACCAGATGACCTGGTCGGCGCCGTACGCCTCGCACATCGCGTCGGTAAGGTGCGCCTCGGACATCCCGGGGTTGCGGTTGCCGTTGAGGAGGCTGCTGCGCGTGGCCATCAGGGTGCCCGCGCCGTCCTGCTCGATCGCGCCGCCCTCGCCCACCAGGCCCGCGCCGGTGAACCTCACCCCGGCCAGGGCGGCGATCCGCTCGGCGACGCGCGCGTCCTTGGCGTGCTGCTGCTTGCCGCCCCAGCCGTTGAAGTGCAGCCCGACCGCGTCGAGGCCGCCCGCGCCGTCGGTGCGGAACACCGGTCCCGAGTCGCGCATCCAGCAGTCGTCGACCGGCACGGAGGTGATGATCTCGACCGAACTCCCGCATAGGGAGCGGGCCTTGGCGGCGCTCGCCGGGTTGGCGCACAGGGTGACGGGCTCGTGCTTGGCGACCGTCCGCGCGATGAGGGCTATGTCGGCCTGGACCCCGCCGAGTTGGCGCCCCCAGATCGCGCTGCTGTCCGGCCAGGCCATCCACGTCTTGGTGTGCCTGACGTCCTCGGCGGGGACGGCGAAGGAGCCCGCCCGGGCCGCCCCGCGCGGCCCCGGCGTGGATCCGGCCCAGGCCTCGGCGCCCACCAGGGCCGCGCCCGCGGTGGCCGCCGCGGCCGCCGTCAGGAACGTGCGCCTGCTCGGGGACGGCCTCTTGTGGCGAGGTGTTGTGGGATGGTCGTTCACTGGTGCCTCCTTGGTTGGACGGGGTTGGACGGGGTTGGACGGTGTTGGACGGGGTTGGACGGAGTGTGCGGGTCAGAGGGTGAGGGCCCGGCGGGCCGCCGCGATGCGCTCCGGGTCCCAGCCCGGGTGCGGGACGGAGTCCAGGAGCAGCCGGGTGTACGGGTGCGCGGGCGCGGCGAGGACGTCGGCGGTGGCGCCCGCCTCGACCACGGCGCCGTGGCGCATCACGATGACGTCGTCCGTGACGCAGCGGACCACGCCGAGGTCGTGGGTGATGAAGAGGTAGCCGATCGGGGTGCGTTCGCGGATGTCGGCGAGCAGGTTGAGGATCTGTGCCTGCACCGACACGTCGAGCGCGGCGACCGCCTCGTCCAGGACGAGCACCGCGGGCTCCACGGCCAGGGCCCGCGCGATGGCGACGCGCTGGCGCTGCCCGCCGGAGAGCTGGCGGGGCAGCGCGTCGGCGGCGCGGGTGCCGAGGCCGACCTGGTCGAGGAGTTCGCGCACCCGCCGGGCGTGGTCGATGCGGGGGAAGTGCAGGCGCAGCGTTTCGCGCAGCACCGACTCGACGCTCGTGCGCGGGTCGAGGGAGAGGTAGGGGTCCTGGAAGACCATCTGCACCTCGCGGGCCCTGGCCAGACGCTGCGCGCGGCCGCGGACGCGTGCGGTGCGGGGCCTGCCGCGCACCTGGATCTCCCCCGCGTCGGCCCGCTCCAGGCCGACGATGATCCGGGCCGTGGTGGTCTTGCCGGAGCCGGACTCCCCGACGACGCCGAGGGACCCGCCATCGGGCACCGCGAAGGACACGTCGTCCACGGCCGCGACCTCGCCGAAGCTGCGCCGCAGTCCGCGCACCTCAAGCACGTGCGCGTCGGCGGGCCGAGAGGTCTCGGTGGGCTCAGGCATCGGCGGCGCTCCCTTCGAGCCGGTCGCTGTGGTGGCAGGCGGCGAGGTGCTCCGGGCGTCCCGGGGCGGTCCTGGGCCGTGGCGCCCGCTCGTCGCACACCTCGGTGGCGATCGCGCAGCGGGCGGCGAAGGCGCAGCCGGTCAGGGCCGTGCGCAGATCGGGTGGCTGGCCCTCGATGGCGCTGAGCCGTCCCTTCGCCGTCTCCAGACGCGGCGTGGCGGCCAGCAGGGCCGCGGTGTAGGGGTGCCTGGGGTGGGCGAACAGCTCGTCGGCGGGGCCCTGTTCGGCGATCCGGCCCGCGTACATGACGTAGACGCGGTCGCTGATGGCCGCGGCCAGGTCGAGGTCGTGGGTGACGAAGAGCAGTCCGGTGCCGAACCGTTCGCGCAGCCGGGCGAGGAGGGCGACGACCTCGGCCTGGGTGGTGACGTCCAGGGCGGTGGTGGGTTCGTCGGCGAGCAGCAGGGCGGGGTCGCCCATGAGGGCCGCGGCGATCATGACGCGCTGCAGCATGCCGCCGGACACCTGGCCGGGGTACTTGTGCAGGACACTCGCGTCCAGGCCGACGGCGTGGAGGAGTTCGGTGGCACGGGCGGTGGCGTCGGCGCGGCGCGTCGTGCGGACGCTCTCGGTCCGGACGCTCTCGGTGAGGAAGTCGCCGATGCGGCGCAGCGGGTTGAGGGCGGCGCGCGGGTCCTGGAAGACCATGGCGGCGGTGCCGGTGCGCAGGGCCCGCAGCCGTCCTTCGTCCATCGTGAGGACGTCGTCGCCGTTGACGCGGACGGCGCCCTCGGTGACGGCGCCGGGCGGCAGCAGGCGCAGCGCGCTGCGCGAGGTGAGGGTCTTTCCCGAGCCCGACTCGCCCACGAGGGAGACGGTCTCGCCCGCGGCGACGGTGAGGTCGACGCCGTCCAGGACGGGGCGGGCCGTGCCGGGCAGGGTGATGCGAAGGCCTTGGATGTCGAGCACGTGCTCCGGGATGGGCGCGGTGGTCATCGGTCCCTCCTGGCGACCTGGTCGGCCCAGCGTTCGCCGACGACGTTGAAGGCGACCACGGTCAGCACGATGAACACGCAGGGCAGCACGGCGGAGAGCGGGTAGCCGTGCTGGATCGCGGTCTGGCCGTCGAAGACCATGCGGCCCCAGTCGGGGGTGAGCGGGGGCACGCCGAGTCCGAGGAAGGACAGGCCCGCGAGGTCCATCAGGGCGTAGCCGAAGTTGATGGTGGCCTGGGCGAGGACGACGGGTGCGATGTTGGGCAGGACGTGGCGCAGGCAGATCTGGAGCGCCGAGTGGCCCTGGACCTGGTGGGCGCTGACGTAGGGGCGGGCCCGTTCGGCGAGCACCAGGGCGCGGGTGAGGCGGCTGACGTAGGGCAGGTAGGCGATGGCGAGGGCGAGGACCGGGGCGAGCAGGCCCTCTCCGTAGACGGAGATGATGAGGATCGCGAGGAGCAGTCCGGGGAAGGCGAAGACCAGTTCGGTGCTGCGGGAGAGCACGGAGTCGAGCCAGCCGCCCCGCCAGGCGGCGGCCGTGCCGATGGCGACCCCGGCGATGGTGGAGAAGGCCACCACTCCGAGGGGGCCGAGCAGTGAGGTGCGGGCGCCGAGGAGCAGCCGCGAGAGGGTGTCGCGCCCGGCGGCGTCCACGCCGAGCGGATGCTCGGCGGAGGGTCCGGCGAGTGCTCCGCCGAGGTCGACGGCGTTGGGGTCGTGCGGCACCACCCAGGGGGCGAGCAGCGCGGCGGCGACGATGAGGGCGACGAGGGCCAGGCAGAGTACGTGGAGGGGTGAGCCACCGGCGCGGATCCTGGCCAGGCCGGGGCGGCGGGTGAGGACGGCGGTCATGCGGCGGACCCCCTGGTGCCGAGTGTGAGCCGCGGGTCGACCAGCGGAAGGAGCAGGTCGACGATCAGGTTCACGGCCATGAACAGGGCGACGATGATCAGTGCGATGGCCTGGACGGTCGGGAAGTCCTTGGTGGTGGTGGAGAGTTCGAGGAGCTGGCCGATGCCGCCGACGCTGAAGGCGGTCTCGACGAGGATCGTGCAGACCAGGAGCGTGGAGACGACGAGCCCTGTGGTGGTCAGGACGGTGCCGAGCGAGTTGCGGAACACGTGGCGGCGGATCACCTGGCGTTCCGGCACGCCCCTGCTGCGGGCGACGGTGACGTGCTCACCGGCGAGCGCCTCGACCATCGCCGAGCGGGTGACCCGGGCCAGCATCCCGATCAGATAGAGGGCGAGGGCGAGCGCGGGCAGCGTCAGGTGCCAGATCATGTCGCCGATGCCGTCGCCCGCGCCGCCGCTGGGGAACCAGCCGAGGCGTACGGCGAACAGGCCCTGGAGCAGCACGGCCGCGACGAAGGAGGGCGTGCCGACGGCGAACGTCGTGGCGAGAAGGATCGCGGAGTCGACGCGTCCGCCGCGCACGGCGGCGATCCTGCCGAGCAGCAGCCCGCCCGCCACGACCACGGCGAGCGCCATGGCGATGAGCAGCAGGGTGGTGGGCAGCCGGTCGGCGAGGAGGCGCGACACGTCGGTGCGGTAGGTGATGGACCGGCCGAAGTCGCCGCGCAGGACGCCACCGAGCCAGTCGAAGTACCGCACGGCGAACGGATCGTCCAGGTGGTACTGGGAGTTGATCGCCGCCACCGCTTCCGGCGACGCCGACCGGCCCGAGAGCAGGAAGCTCGCGGGGCTGCCCGGCGCCAGGTACATCGCGCCGAAGACCACGAACGACGCGGCGAGCAGGGTGGCGGCCATCTCGGCGACGCGCCGCGCCGCGAATCTGAGGAAGGTCATCGCGCGGCCCCCACATCGGCGGCCCACGGGTAGTACATGTACGCGATGGAGGTGGGCGCGCCCGTGATCCGCTTGTTGAGGAAGACGGCGGTGGGCCACTCCGCGACGGGGATCCAGGGCAGTTGCCCGTTGGCGCGCCGGTGGATCCTCGCCTCGATCGCGAGGCGCCGCTCGGGATCGTCGACGGCGGTGGCGCGCTCGACCAGTTCGTCGTACGCCTTGTCGCCGCGGCCCGCGAAGTTCAGATAGGCGCCGGTCTTGAAGTTCGTCAGGAAGTCGAGCGGATCGGTGATCGAGTCGTAGTACGTGAGCGGGAACATGTCGATGCCCTCGCGCGCGCCGGGGTCGGTGAACAGCGCGGTGAACGCGTTGGGGGCGATGGACTTGAGCCGGATGTCCAGGCCGATGCGGGTGCCCGCGTCCTGCACGGCGGTGGCGAGGAGCGAGACGTCCTGGCCGACCGAACTGGTCGCGATCGTCAGGGACTTGCCGGTGGCGCCCGCCTTCTTGATCAGCGCCTTGGCCCGGGCGAGGTCCGGGGCACCGGGCCTGGCCCCGTCGAAGGCCCGCTTCCTGGTCCGCTCGGGCGCACCCGCCCAGGCCGCGCGGGTGGTGAGCGCTCCGGTGGGGGTGCCCGCGCCGCCGAGACCGACCTGGACGAACCCGGCGCGGTCCAGGGCAAGGGAGAGGGCGCGCCGTACGCGGAGGTCGCCGAGCGCGCCCTTCATGTTGGTGATGGCGACGTTGACCGTGCTCAGGCCCTCGCCGAAGTACAGCTTGCCGACGCCGCTGCCGCGCAGCCTGGCGTAGCTCTCGGTCGGGATCAGATAGCCGCCGTCGGCGTCGCCGCTCAGCAGGGCGTTGGTGCGGGCCGACGCGTCGGGCAGGAAGCTGAAGACGACCTTGCCCGCCTTGGCGCGCCTGCCCCAGTAGCCGTCGAAGCGGTCGAGTTCGATGGACTGGCCCTTGTTCCAGGTGCCGAGTGCGAACGGGCCCGTGCAGGCCAGGCCGCCCGAGGTGCCGTAGTCCTTGCCCGCCGCCTCGACCCCGGCTTTGGACGCCACCACTCCGGCGGCGCTCGCCATGTACTGGGGGAACTGCGAGTCGGGCTTCTTGAGCCTGACGGTGACCTGGAGCGGTCCCGTCTTCCTGACCGAGGAGACGTTCTGGAAGACCTGCGCCCACGCGGCCGCGTTGTCCGGGTCCCGCTGCCGGTCGAGGCTGAACACCACGTCGTCGGCGGTCATCGTCCGGCCGTCGTGAAAACGCACGCCGCTTCGCAGGTCGTAGACCCAGGTGGTGCGGTCGGGGTGCGACGCCCGGCGGGCCAGGCCCGGCTCGGTGGTGAGCTCCGGCGTCCAGCGCAGGAGGCTCTCGCACACGTTGGAGAGCACCATGTTCTGCGGGTAGTCGAACGCCACCGTGTAGTCGAGCGTGGGCGGTTCGGCGTACAGGGCCCAGGTGAAGGAGTCGATGTCGCCCTTGGCCCGGGGCGTCGAAGCCGACAGGGCGAAGTCGATTCCGGAGGCGTTCCTCGGCGGGCCAGCGCACGCCGCGAGCGCGACGAGCGAGGCCAGGGCAGCGGCCGCGGCGGCCAGCCGCCGGATCCGGATCCTGCCGCGTCTCGCGGCGCGGCAGGAGAGTGTTTTTCCCCTTGGTGGAGTGGTCATGGGGGCGCTCACCCGGTCGTCACGCGCTGGGGCGGGCGGCGGGGATCTGCTGGGTGATGCAGTGGACTCCCCCGCCGCCGTAGGCGACGGCGGCCGCCCGCACGCCGACGACCTTGCGGCCGGGGTACGCGGCGGCGATCACCGCGAGCGCGTCCTCGTCGGCGGGCAGCCCGGCGACCGGCACGACGACACCGCCGTTGGCG contains these protein-coding regions:
- a CDS encoding S9 family peptidase, translating into MQTRAYGSWPSPIDAELAAAHDGAPGFAGFVGAEAWWTEPRPVEAGRRALVRRLPDGTEQSVLPAPWNVRSRVIEYGGRPWAGAEGPEGPLVVFVNFADQRLYAYEPDAPGGGRGAGPRPLTPLSAVGGGLRWADPVLRAERGEVWCVLEEFTGPAPTDVRRVIAAVPLDGSAADDRGAVRELSDDRHRFVTGPRISPDGTHAAWLAWDHPRMPWDGTELMLAELRPDGTFGAARVFAGGPEESVAQVEWAPDGRLLFASDRTGWWNLYRAAPDDSARAHALCPRQEEFAGPLWMIGLSWFAPLESGLIAVVHGKGATALGILDPETGEVVDAAGPWTEWAATVAAHGSRVVGIAASPRSAYEVVELDTGTGRARVIGAAHDDPVDATYYPEPRIRTFAGPAGREIHAHVYPPHHPGHVAPDDELPPYVVWAHGGPTSRSPLVLDLAIAYFTSRGIGVAEVNYGGSTGYGRAYRNRLREQWGSVDVDDCAAVALALADEGTADRSRLAIRGGSAGGWTTAASLTSTDVYACGTIIYPVLDLTAFASGETHDFESRYLHSIVGPLDEVPGRYAERSPVTRADRITTPFLLLQGLDDVICPPAQAERFLARIEGRGVPHAYIAFEGEGHGFRRADTMIRALEAELSLYAQVFRIDLAGRVPTLELAK
- a CDS encoding M20/M25/M40 family metallo-hydrolase gives rise to the protein MADQQQDQEQAQESDHDPSVDARALDEVVAFTSELIRIDTTNRGSGDCRERPAAEYCAERLADAGLAPVLLERTPGRTNVVARIEGTDPSADALLVHGHLDVVPAQAADWSVDPFSGEIRDGVVWGRGAIDMKNMDAMILSVVRGWARAGVRPRRDIVIAFTADEEASAEDGSGFLADQHASLFEGCTEGISESGAFTFHDGRGNQIYPIAAGERGTGWLKLTARGTAGHGSKVNRANAVSRLAAAVTRIGEYRWPVRLTPTVRASLVELATLYGLETDPEAPGFDVDALLEKLGTTADLVEPTVRNSANPTMLQSGYKVNVVPGEAVAYVDGRFLPGGEEEFRRTLDRLTGPDVDWEFHHREVALQAPVDSPTYAKMRAAVEEFAPEGHVVPYCMSGGTDAKQFSRLGITGYGFSPLRTPEDFDYQALFHGVDECVPVDALHFGVRVLDRYLRTA
- a CDS encoding M55 family metallopeptidase encodes the protein MKILISADMEGATGVTWPADVLPGTAQWERCRAMFTSDVNAAVLGFFDGGADEVLINEAHWTMRNLLLEELDERAEMLTGRHKSLSMVEGVQHGDVDGIAFIGYHAGAGMEGVLAHTYLANQITGVWLNGVRASEGLLNARVVAEYGVPVVLVTGDDLACEDALGYAPGALKVAVKDHVSRYAAVCRTPARTAADIRSAAKEAAGLAVRGEPAADGPFTVEVEFDAEHLSMAATVVPGVRRTGERKVAYVSETMYEGIRTFKAVTTIASAAVEEQYG
- a CDS encoding agmatine deiminase family protein, encoding MNDHPTTPRHKRPSPSRRTFLTAAAAATAGAALVGAEAWAGSTPGPRGAARAGSFAVPAEDVRHTKTWMAWPDSSAIWGRQLGGVQADIALIARTVAKHEPVTLCANPASAAKARSLCGSSVEIITSVPVDDCWMRDSGPVFRTDGAGGLDAVGLHFNGWGGKQQHAKDARVAERIAALAGVRFTGAGLVGEGGAIEQDGAGTLMATRSSLLNGNRNPGMSEAHLTDAMCEAYGADQVIWFDGVRGQDITDDHVDATSRFLASGRALVQWPLDADDDAYAKDARAQFRVLSAATNAEGQPIAATKLQGPDYDKIRSRDPKFLASYANYYLCNDAVICAHFGDSTADAAAKAALARLYPGRTVEQIDIDRLGAGGGGIHCVTQQQPAP
- a CDS encoding ABC transporter ATP-binding protein: MPEPTETSRPADAHVLEVRGLRRSFGEVAAVDDVSFAVPDGGSLGVVGESGSGKTTTARIIVGLERADAGEIQVRGRPRTARVRGRAQRLARAREVQMVFQDPYLSLDPRTSVESVLRETLRLHFPRIDHARRVRELLDQVGLGTRAADALPRQLSGGQRQRVAIARALAVEPAVLVLDEAVAALDVSVQAQILNLLADIRERTPIGYLFITHDLGVVRCVTDDVIVMRHGAVVEAGATADVLAAPAHPYTRLLLDSVPHPGWDPERIAAARRALTL
- a CDS encoding ABC transporter ATP-binding protein, with protein sequence MTTAPIPEHVLDIQGLRITLPGTARPVLDGVDLTVAAGETVSLVGESGSGKTLTSRSALRLLPPGAVTEGAVRVNGDDVLTMDEGRLRALRTGTAAMVFQDPRAALNPLRRIGDFLTESVRTESVRTTRRADATARATELLHAVGLDASVLHKYPGQVSGGMLQRVMIAAALMGDPALLLADEPTTALDVTTQAEVVALLARLRERFGTGLLFVTHDLDLAAAISDRVYVMYAGRIAEQGPADELFAHPRHPYTAALLAATPRLETAKGRLSAIEGQPPDLRTALTGCAFAARCAIATEVCDERAPRPRTAPGRPEHLAACHHSDRLEGSAADA
- a CDS encoding ABC transporter permease; the protein is MTAVLTRRPGLARIRAGGSPLHVLCLALVALIVAAALLAPWVVPHDPNAVDLGGALAGPSAEHPLGVDAAGRDTLSRLLLGARTSLLGPLGVVAFSTIAGVAIGTAAAWRGGWLDSVLSRSTELVFAFPGLLLAILIISVYGEGLLAPVLALAIAYLPYVSRLTRALVLAERARPYVSAHQVQGHSALQICLRHVLPNIAPVVLAQATINFGYALMDLAGLSFLGLGVPPLTPDWGRMVFDGQTAIQHGYPLSAVLPCVFIVLTVVAFNVVGERWADQVARRDR
- a CDS encoding ABC transporter permease, encoding MTFLRFAARRVAEMAATLLAASFVVFGAMYLAPGSPASFLLSGRSASPEAVAAINSQYHLDDPFAVRYFDWLGGVLRGDFGRSITYRTDVSRLLADRLPTTLLLIAMALAVVVAGGLLLGRIAAVRGGRVDSAILLATTFAVGTPSFVAAVLLQGLFAVRLGWFPSGGAGDGIGDMIWHLTLPALALALYLIGMLARVTRSAMVEALAGEHVTVARSRGVPERQVIRRHVFRNSLGTVLTTTGLVVSTLLVCTILVETAFSVGGIGQLLELSTTTKDFPTVQAIALIIVALFMAVNLIVDLLLPLVDPRLTLGTRGSAA
- a CDS encoding ABC transporter substrate-binding protein, whose amino-acid sequence is MTTPPRGKTLSCRAARRGRIRIRRLAAAAAALASLVALAACAGPPRNASGIDFALSASTPRAKGDIDSFTWALYAEPPTLDYTVAFDYPQNMVLSNVCESLLRWTPELTTEPGLARRASHPDRTTWVYDLRSGVRFHDGRTMTADDVVFSLDRQRDPDNAAAWAQVFQNVSSVRKTGPLQVTVRLKKPDSQFPQYMASAAGVVASKAGVEAAGKDYGTSGGLACTGPFALGTWNKGQSIELDRFDGYWGRRAKAGKVVFSFLPDASARTNALLSGDADGGYLIPTESYARLRGSGVGKLYFGEGLSTVNVAITNMKGALGDLRVRRALSLALDRAGFVQVGLGGAGTPTGALTTRAAWAGAPERTRKRAFDGARPGAPDLARAKALIKKAGATGKSLTIATSSVGQDVSLLATAVQDAGTRIGLDIRLKSIAPNAFTALFTDPGAREGIDMFPLTYYDSITDPLDFLTNFKTGAYLNFAGRGDKAYDELVERATAVDDPERRLAIEARIHRRANGQLPWIPVAEWPTAVFLNKRITGAPTSIAYMYYPWAADVGAAR